A genomic window from Syngnathus typhle isolate RoL2023-S1 ecotype Sweden linkage group LG18, RoL_Styp_1.0, whole genome shotgun sequence includes:
- the aco2 gene encoding aconitate hydratase, mitochondrial → MATSLSVNKMATYCLTVARLQLALGHGARRLHVAAAYRAKAQVSMSRFEPTSFVSYDKLQSNVDVVRKRLNRPLTLSEKIVYGHLDDPHNQEIDRGRTYLRLRPDRVAMQDATAQMAMLQFISSGLPQVAVPSTIHCDHLIEAQIGGAEDLARAKEVNEEVYNFLASAGAKYGVGFWKPGSGIIHQIILENYAYPGVMLIGTDSHTPNGGGLGAICIGVGGADAVDVMAGIPWELKCPKVIGVRLTGSLSGWTSPKDVILKVAGILTVKGGTGAIVEYHGPGVDSISCTGMATICNMGAEIGATTSVFPYNHRMRTYMEKTGRGQIASLANEYADLLVPDQGCEYDQDIEINLDELKPHINGPFTPDLAHPVSDVGAVAEKNGWPLEVKVGLIGSCTNSSYEDMGRAASVAKQALDKGLKCKAQFTVTPGSEQIRATIERDGYSKILGDVGGVVLANACGPCIGQWDRRDVKKGEKNTIVTSFNRNFTARNDANPATHAFVTSPEIVTALAIAGTLNFNPETDYLTAANGEKFKLVPPTGDELPARDFDPGQDTYQHPPADGTSLRVDVSPQSNRLQLLEPFDQWSGKDLQDLRVLIKVKGKCTTDHISAAGPWLKFRGHLDNISNNMLIGAVNSENDAINSVKNYLTGEYGGVPDVARHYKANNVSWVVVGDDNYGEGSSREHAALEPRHLGGRAIIVKSFARIHETNLKKQGLLPLTFSNPSDYDKICPDDKISIKGLETFAPGKPLKAVVKHSDGSEDVLELNHSFNETQIEWFKSGSALNRMKELQH, encoded by the exons ATGGCCACATCTTTGTCAGTGAACAAAATGGCAACTTACTGTCTCACCGTCGCGCGACTTCAG CTTGCTCTGGGCCATGGCGCACGGCGCCTGCATGTGGCGGCCGCTTACAGAGCCAAGGCCCAAGTGTCCATGAGTCGCTTTGAGCCTACCTCCTTCGTCAGCTACGACAAGCTCCAGTCCAATGTTGACGTCGTGCGAAAAAG ACTCAACCGACCTCTCACGCTGTCAGAGAAGATCGTGTACGGCCACCTCGATGACCCCCATAACCAGGAAATCGATCGCGGGCGCACCTACCTTCGCCTGCGTCCTGACCGTGTGGCCATGCAAGATGCCACAGCGCAGATGGCCATGCTCCAGTTCATCAGCAGCGGCCTGCCGCAGGTGGCGGTTCCCTCCACCATCCACTGTGATCATCTGATCGAAGCCCAGATCGGTGGCGCTGAAGATCTGGCCAGGGCCAAG GAAGTGAATGAAGAGGTCTACAACTTCCTTGCAAGTGCTGGTGCAAAATATGGAGTCGGTTTCTGGAAACCAGGTTCTGGAATCATCCATCAG ATCATATTGGAGAACTACGCCTATCCAGGTGTGATGCTCATCGGCACCGATTCCCACACACCAAATGGTGGCGGGCTCGGTGCCATCTGCATCGGCGTGGGAGGCGCCGATGCTGTGGATGTCATGGCGGGGATCCCCTGGGAGCTTAAATGTCCCAAG GTGATCGGGGTGAGGCTGACTGGTTCCCTCTCTGGTTGGACATCCCCAAAAGATGTCATTTTGAAGGTGGCTGGCATCTTGACGGTGAAAGGCGGCACCGGAGCTATCGTAGAGTACCACGGGCCTGGTGTTGACTCGATTTCTTGCACTG GAATGGCCACCATTTGCAACATGGGAGCGGAAATCGGCGCTACAACTTCCGTGTTTCCCTACAACCACCGCATGAGGACCTATATGGAAAAGACTGGCCGTGGAC AGATTGCTTCCCTGGCTAATGAGTACGCCGATCTGCTGGTGCCGGATCAAGGCTGCGAGTACGACCAGGACATCGAGATCAATCTCGATGAG CTAAAGCCCCACATCAACGGTCCATTCACCCCCGACCTGGCTCACCCAGTGTCTGACGTCGGTGCCGTGGCTGAGAAGAACGGCTGGCCACTTGAGGTTAAAGTCG GTCTGATCGGCAGCTGCACCAACTCCAGCTACGAGGACATGGGCCGCGCCGCCTCTGTGGCAAAGCAGGCTTTGGACAAAGGCCTGAAATGCAAAGCTCAATTCACAGTTACACCCGGGTCAGAGCAGATCCGGGCTACCATTGAACGAGATGGTTAC TCCAAGATCCTTGGTGACGTTGGAGGTGTAGTCTTGGCCAACGCTTGCGGACCCTGCATCGGACAGTGGGACAG ACGGGATGTGAAAAAAGGCGAGAAGAACACCATCGTCACCTCATTCAACAGGAACTTCACAGCTAGGAATGATGCAAACCCTGCAACACACGCCTTTGTTACATCCCCTGAG ATTGTCACAGCGTTGGCAATCGCCGGGACTCTCAACTTCAACCCTGAGACCGACTACCTGACAGCCGCCAACGGTGAGAAATTCAAGTTAGTGCCCCCGACCGGAGACGAACTCCCCGCCAGAGACTTTGACCCGGGTCAGGACACCTACCAGCACCCACCTGCTGACGGCACCAGCCTCAGGGTGGACGTCAGCCCTCAGAGCAACCGACTGCAGTTGCTGGAGCCCTTTGACCAGTGGAGTGGCAAAGACCTGCAGGACCTCAGGGTTCTCATCAAG GTGAAGGGAAAGTGCACCACAGATCACATCAGCGCCGCCGGCCCTTGGCTGAAGTTCCGAGGCCACTTGGACAACATCTCCAACAACATGCTGATCGGTGCCGTCAACAGTGAGAACGACGCCATCAACTCGGTGAAGAACTACCTGACGGGGGAGTACGGAGGTGTGCCCGATGTGGCCCGTCACTACAAG GCCAACAATGTGTCGTGGGTGGTGGTGGGAGATGACAACTACGGCGAGGGCTCCAGCAGAGAGCACGCCGCACTGGAGCCTAGACATCTTGGAGGAAGAGCTATTATTGTAAAGAGCTTCGCTAGAATCCACG AAACAAATCTTAAGAAGCAGGGCCTGCTGCCTCTGACCTTCAGCAACCCGTCAGATTATGATAAAATCTGCCCCGATGACAAGATCTCCATAAAAGGACTCGAAACCTTTGCTCCCGGAAAG cCTTTGAAAGCCGTGGTGAAGCACAGCGACGGCAGCGAAGACGTTCTGGAACTCAACCACAGCTTCAACGAAACGCAAATCGAATGGTTCAAGTCCGGGTCGGCTCTCAACAGGATGAAGGAGCTACAGCACTAA
- the phf5a gene encoding PHD finger-like domain-containing protein 5A: MAKHHPDLIFCRKQAGVAIGRLCEKCDGKCVICDSYVRPCTLVRICDECNYGSYQGRCVICGGPGVSDAYYCKECTIQEKDRDGCPKIVNLGSSKTDLFYERKKYGFKKR; the protein is encoded by the exons ATGGCAAAGCATCATCCAGATTTAATCTTCTGCAGAAAACAAGCTGGTGTTG CAATCGGGAGGCTTTGCGAAAAAT GTGATGGCAAGTGTGTCATTTGTGATTCGTATGTGAGGCCGTGCACCCTGGTCCGAATCTGCGACGAGTGCAACTACGGCTCCTACCAGGGACGTTGCGTCATCTGCGGAGGGCCGGGAGTGTCGGACGCCTACTACTGTAAAGAGTGTACCATCCAGGAGAAAGAT CGAGATGGCTGCcctaaaattgtgaatttaggAAGCTCAAAAACAGATCTGTTCTATGAGAGGAAGAAGTATGGCTTCAAGAAGAGGTGA
- the tefa gene encoding TEF transcription factor, PAR bZIP family member a isoform X1, whose product MSVEPIVVTLETASGAPTSFPVVLKKIMEMPPPNILAGDDETDKEKLGLDNDADLSGGGSGMEPSAALTPAIWDKTIPYDGENFHLEYMDLEEFLMENGIANSPEEEVTVKTERVKSKPTDPASLTPVNELVKGDEEIVIITNSETDITCDVTAEVTTDPATPDPIDPDDIQVDVNYEPDPTDLVLSSVPGGELFDPRKHKFTDEDLKPQPMIKKAKKVYVPDEQKDEKYWHRRKKNNVAAKRSRDARRLKENQITVRAAFLERENSALRTEVADLRKECGSYKNIVGKYEVKFGKFALPEDV is encoded by the exons ATGTCGGTGGAACCGATTGTCGTCACGTTGGAAACGGCCTCCGGGGCCCCCACCTCGTTCCCGGTTGTTTTGAAGAAAATTATGGAAATGCCTCCACCCAATATTTTAGCTGGTGACGACG AAACAGACAAGGAGAAGTTGGGATTGGACAATGATGCCGACCTTAGCGGAGGAGGCAGCGGGATGGAGCCATCAGCCGCCCTCACCCCAGCCATCTGGGACAAGACCATTCCCTACGACGGTGAGAACTTCCACTTGGAGTACATGGACCTGGAGGAGTTCCTCATGGAGAACGGCATCGCCAACTCACCCGAAGAAGAGGTCACAGTCAAGACGGAGCGGGTCAAGTCGAAGCCGACCGACCCTGCGTCCCTGACACCTGTCAACGAGCTGGTCAAGGGTGATGAAGAAATAGTGATCATCACAAACAGCGAGACTGACATCACATGTGACGTTACAGCAG AAGTAACAACAGATCCTGCCACCCCAGACCCCATAGATCCCGACGACATCCAGGTTGACGTCAACTACGAGCCGGACCCCACCGACCTGGTCCTATCGAGCGTACCGGGGGGCGAACTGTTCGACCCTCGCAAGCACAAGTTCACCGATGAAGATCTCAAGCCTCAGCCCATGATTAAGAAAGCCAAGAAAGTGTATGTCCCTGACGAGCAAAAG GACGAGAAGTACTGGCACAGGCGAAAGAAGAACAACGTGGCTGCCAAGCGCTCACGTGACGCCCGCAGGCTAAAAGAGAACCAGATCACTGTGCGAGCGGCGTTCCTGGAGCGCGAGAACTCTGCGCTGAGGACTGAAGTGGCCGACCTCCGCAAGGAGTGTGGCAGCTACAAGAACATCGTGGGGAAGTACGAGGTCAAATTTGGAAAATT TGCGCTGCCAGAAGATGTATAA
- the tefa gene encoding TEF transcription factor, PAR bZIP family member a isoform X2, producing MSTADIPEIFRAFLETPFTLPSFDINETDKEKLGLDNDADLSGGGSGMEPSAALTPAIWDKTIPYDGENFHLEYMDLEEFLMENGIANSPEEEVTVKTERVKSKPTDPASLTPVNELVKGDEEIVIITNSETDITCDVTAEVTTDPATPDPIDPDDIQVDVNYEPDPTDLVLSSVPGGELFDPRKHKFTDEDLKPQPMIKKAKKVYVPDEQKDEKYWHRRKKNNVAAKRSRDARRLKENQITVRAAFLERENSALRTEVADLRKECGSYKNIVGKYEVKFGKFALPEDV from the exons Atgt CTACAGCAGACATACCAGAGATATTCAGGGCTTTTCTGGAAACACCATTTACTTTACCAAGCTTTGACATAAATG AAACAGACAAGGAGAAGTTGGGATTGGACAATGATGCCGACCTTAGCGGAGGAGGCAGCGGGATGGAGCCATCAGCCGCCCTCACCCCAGCCATCTGGGACAAGACCATTCCCTACGACGGTGAGAACTTCCACTTGGAGTACATGGACCTGGAGGAGTTCCTCATGGAGAACGGCATCGCCAACTCACCCGAAGAAGAGGTCACAGTCAAGACGGAGCGGGTCAAGTCGAAGCCGACCGACCCTGCGTCCCTGACACCTGTCAACGAGCTGGTCAAGGGTGATGAAGAAATAGTGATCATCACAAACAGCGAGACTGACATCACATGTGACGTTACAGCAG AAGTAACAACAGATCCTGCCACCCCAGACCCCATAGATCCCGACGACATCCAGGTTGACGTCAACTACGAGCCGGACCCCACCGACCTGGTCCTATCGAGCGTACCGGGGGGCGAACTGTTCGACCCTCGCAAGCACAAGTTCACCGATGAAGATCTCAAGCCTCAGCCCATGATTAAGAAAGCCAAGAAAGTGTATGTCCCTGACGAGCAAAAG GACGAGAAGTACTGGCACAGGCGAAAGAAGAACAACGTGGCTGCCAAGCGCTCACGTGACGCCCGCAGGCTAAAAGAGAACCAGATCACTGTGCGAGCGGCGTTCCTGGAGCGCGAGAACTCTGCGCTGAGGACTGAAGTGGCCGACCTCCGCAAGGAGTGTGGCAGCTACAAGAACATCGTGGGGAAGTACGAGGTCAAATTTGGAAAATT TGCGCTGCCAGAAGATGTATAA